One window from the genome of Poecilia reticulata strain Guanapo linkage group LG9, Guppy_female_1.0+MT, whole genome shotgun sequence encodes:
- the agtpbp1 gene encoding cytosolic carboxypeptidase 1 isoform X1, which produces MNKPKMATEKGVPSNSKVAMLLGQLEKMNEEALVRDVETARLITAKILHLIQTQERSGKEVMSKGSSGMEVILSSLENSRDVQTTLNIMCILSELLTVGRGRRVGVFVSKGGTGVLFQILISASKELPSSEELMLQLHSLLAKVGPKDRKFGVKARLSGALNVTVDVVKQNLQNAKVLLPCLQVLRIYSNNSVNAISLGKTGMVEIIFKIVGPYSKKNTSLFKVALDALGALLKSKTNARRAVDSGHVPVLLALYLDWHRNDTRHRCMLIRKGLLVCLRNITNLKLGRRAFLEADGMRILYHSSTECLPVRTLDPLINTSSLIMRKCFPKNRLPVPTIKSAFHFLLHQVPPGGPVDQLYNQLSGVDDVVDESDDNEEAEGETDTENDEDKDQCSLNDDIETDLNKLHPIRNIGRSFEELKDYQKFFSELSEDFQGYSFDISKSASPSTYLFSSSSARFSRPAEVPTAQTPSPKQIPDSQNVCTSVKEHQTLSCPFLASSQTPLDLDTIHLSKNKDQQEGINIPAPDRRTAPTSISTSLCQSHMIEQELSHQLEGVSLEDKGSQNAEAGSEKVKHEGSPVNNLRHFQPPVLLGGFPIRRTGGGGSNVGSDCGSEGTEDEAGDAPLLEVPDTARLLPLHDPDLYVEMVKGTQSVPQYAEVAYPDYFGHIAPMLKEPLLERIYGVQRSKIFQDIERLIHPNDILDKVVYDIDHPSSMIEENGESLKFNSQFESGNLRKAIQVRKSEYDLVLNADINSNHYHQWFYFEVSGMRTGTGYRFNIINCEKSNSQFNYGMQPLMYSVQEAIGGKPQWVRTGTDICYYKNHFARSSVATGGQKGKSYYTLTFTVTFIHKDDVCYFAYHYPYTYSTLKMHLSKLEDMRTPQIYLRQDVLCETLSGNTCPLLTITAMPESKSTDHICQFRNRPFIFLSARVHPGETNASWVMKGTLEFLMGTSPLAVNLREAYIFKIVPMLNPDGVVNGNHRCSLSGEDLNRQWQNPDPELHPTIYHTKSLLQYLAYIQRTPLVFCDYHGHSRKKNVFMYGCSVKETVWQSDISATSSDLQEDLGYRTLPKILSQIAPAFSLASSSFVVERSKESTARVVVWREIGVKRSYTMESTLCGCDQGKYKGLQISTRELEEMGAQFCVAMLRLKRLTSLRNHQNLLDLESDIIGTQSKNVSSCTTTYVLEEDEPSFLEAIDYSAESNDEDAGPESDVCGDGQENFDQLSDSETIHRN; this is translated from the exons AGAGGAGTGGAAAAGAGGTGATGTCCAAAGGCTCCAGTGGAATGGAGGTCATCCTTTCTTCCCTGGAG AACAGCAGGGATGTCCAGACCACCTTGAACATCATGTGCATCCTCAGTGAGCTGCTGACAGTTG GCAGAGGCCGCAGAGTGGGAGTGTTTGTTTCCAAAGGAGGAACTGGAGTTCTATTCCAGATTCTGATTTCCGCCAGTAAAGAACTTCCTTCCAGTGAGGAACTTATGTTGCAGCTTCACTCACTACTGGCCAAGGTTGGAccaaaag ACAGAAAGTTTGGAGTGAAGGCACGTCTAAGTGGAGCTCTGAACGTCACAGTCGACGTAGTGAAACAGAATCTACAGAACGCTAAAGTGCTTCTGCCCTGTCTGCAGGTTCTCAGGATTTACTCTAACAACT CGGTGAATGCCATTTCTTTGGGCAAGACTGGTATGGTGGAAATCATTTTCAAGATTGTTGGGCCGTACAGCAAGAAGAATACAAGCCTCTTTAA GGTAGCTCTGGACGCACTGGGAGCTCTGCTCAAATCCA AAACTAATGCCCGTCGTGCAGTGGACAGTGGCCATGTGCCCGTCTTGCTTGCTTTGTATCTGGATTGGCATCGCAACGACACTCGACACCGCTGTATGTTGATTCGTAAAGGATTGCTGGTATGCCTCAGAAACATTACCAACCTCAAACTGGGCCGTAGGGCATTTTTGGAGGCCGACGGCATGAGGATCCTGTACCACTCCTCCACT gagtGTCTACCCGTGCGGACACTGGATCCTCTGATCAACACTTCAAGCCTCATCATGAGAAAGTGTTTTCCTAAGAATCGCCTGCCTGTGCCCACCATCAAGTCGGCCTTCCACTTTCTTCTGCATCAGGTCCCTCCTGGAGGGCCTGTGGACCAGCTGTACAACCAGCTTTCTGGGG TGGATGATGTTGTGGATGAAAGCGATGATAACGAGGAGGCCGAGGGAGAGACAGACACTGAGAACGATGAAGATAAGGATCAATGCAGCCTG AATGATGACATAGAAACAGATCTCAACAAGCTACATCCCATTAGGAACATTGGACGCTCATTTGAGGAGCTGAAGGACTATCAGAAGTTTTTCTCAGAGCTTTCTGAAGACTTTCAG GGGTATAGCTTTGACATTTCGAAGAGCGCCTCTCCGTCAACATATCTCTTCTCATCATCGTCTGCTCGGTTCAGTCGGCCAGCTGAAGTGCCCACAGCTCAAACCCCGTCTCCAAAGCAAATACCAGATTCTCAGAACGTTTGCACCTCTGTCAAAGAGCATCAGACTCTGTCATGTCCTTTCCTCGCTAGTTCTCAAACTCCTCTGGACCTGGACACAATCCACCTCAGTAAGAACAAAGATCAACAAGAGGGCATCAACATTCCAGCTCCAGATAGACGCACCGCTCCAACCTCCATCTCAACATCTCTCTGTCAAAGTCACATGATAGAGCAGGAGCTGTCCCATCAACTGGAGGGTGTCTCTCTTGAGGACAAAGGGAGTCAGAATGCAGAAGCTGGTTCTGAGAAGGTCAAACACGAAGGCTCTCCAGTTAACAACTTGAGGCACTTCCAACCGCCTGTGCTCCTTGGAGGTTTCCCAATACGTCGCACCGGTGGAGGAGGCAGCAACGTGGGTTCGGATTGTGGGTCAGAAGGTACTGAAGACGAAGCAGGTGATGCTCCGCTTCTGGAGGTGCCAGACACTGCTCGACTCCTGCCACTGCATGACCCTGACCTTTATGTGGAGATGGTGAAGGGGACACAGTCAGTCCCACAGTACGCTGAAGTGGCTTACCCAGATTACTTTGGACATATAGCTCCAATGTTAAAGGAGCCTCTTCTGGAGAGAATTTATGGTGTACAAAG GTCCAAGATATTTCAGGACATTGAGCGGCTGATTCATCCTAATGATATCCTAGATAAAGTAGTTTACGACATTGATCATCCCAG ttccaTGATTGAAGAAAACGGCGAATCACTGAAGTTCAACTCTCAGTTTGAGTCAGGAAACCTCAGGAAAGCCATTCAAGTTAGGAA atCTGAGTATGATCTTGTTCTGAATGCTGATATCAACAGTAATCACTACCATCAGTGGTTTTACTTTGAAGTGAGTGGCATGCGAACCGGGACTGGGTACCGCTTCAACATCATCAACTGTGAGAAGTCAAATAGCCAGTTTAACTATG GCATGCAACCACTGATGTACTCTGTCCAGGAGGCCATCGGCGGAAAGCCTCAATGGGTCAGGACAGGAACAGACATTTGTTATTATAA AAATCACTTTGCAAGAAGTTCTGTTGCAACTGGGGGACAAAAAGGAAAATCGTATTATACGCTGACCTTCACCGTAACCTTCATCCATAAGGATGATGTCTGCTACTTTGCCTATCATTACCCTTACACATACTCCACACTCAAG atgcACCTGTCCAAACTGGAGGATATGAGGACTCCTCAGATCTACTTGAGGCAGGATGTTCTGTGTGAAACCCTTAGTGGAAACACATGTCCACTTCTCACCATCACTGCTATGCCAGAGTCCAAATCCACTGATCATATCTGTCAGTTCA GGAATCGGCCATTTATCTTCCTATCTGCCAGAGTGCATCCTGGGGAGACCAATGCTAGTTGGGTGATGAAGGGGACGCTGGAGTTCCTCATGGGCACCAGTCCACTGGCAGTCAACCTGAGAGAGGCCTACATTTTCAAGATAGTCCCCATGCTCAACCCTGACGGAGTTGTTAACGGAAA TCATCGTTGTTCACTGAGTGGAGAGGACTTGAATCGCCAGTGGCAGAACCCCGATCCTGAGCTCCACCCCACCATCTACCATACAAAGAGCCTGCTGCAGTATCTTGCATACATACAAAGAACACCTCTG GTCTTCTGTGATTACCACGGTCattccagaaagaaaaatgtattcatgtaCGGCTGCAGCGTGAAGGAGACTGTCTGGCAGTCTGATATCAGTGCAACCTCGAGCGACTTACAAGAGGACCTTGGATACAGG ACTCTTCCCAAGATCCTGTCCCAGATCGCCCCTGCCTTCAGTCTGGCTAGCTCCAGTTTTGTTGTGGAGCGCTCCAAAGAGTCAACTGCTCGAGTTGTTGTTTGGAGAGAGATTGGAGTAAAACGCAGTTACACCATGGAAAGCACACTCTGTGGCTGCGATCAGGGCAAATATAAG GGGCTCCAGATCAGCACCAGAGAGCTTGAAGAGATGGGGGCCCAGTTCTGTGTAGCCATGCTGAGGCTGAAGAGGTTGACGAGTCTCCGCAATCACCAGAATTTGCTGGATTTGGAGAGTGATATCATTGGAACACAATCCAAAAACGTCAG cagctgtaCCACTACCTACGTGTTGGAGGAGGATGAACCATCCTTTCTGGAGGCCATCGACTACAGCGCAGAAAGCAACGACGAGGACGCAGGGCCTGAGAGCGATGTCTGCGGTGACGGTCAAGAGAATTTCGATCAGCTGTCAGACTCTGAAACTATTCACAGGAACTAG
- the agtpbp1 gene encoding cytosolic carboxypeptidase 1 isoform X2 — translation MLLGQLEKMNEEALVRDVETARLITAKILHLIQTQERSGKEVMSKGSSGMEVILSSLENSRDVQTTLNIMCILSELLTVGRGRRVGVFVSKGGTGVLFQILISASKELPSSEELMLQLHSLLAKVGPKDRKFGVKARLSGALNVTVDVVKQNLQNAKVLLPCLQVLRIYSNNSVNAISLGKTGMVEIIFKIVGPYSKKNTSLFKVALDALGALLKSKTNARRAVDSGHVPVLLALYLDWHRNDTRHRCMLIRKGLLVCLRNITNLKLGRRAFLEADGMRILYHSSTECLPVRTLDPLINTSSLIMRKCFPKNRLPVPTIKSAFHFLLHQVPPGGPVDQLYNQLSGVDDVVDESDDNEEAEGETDTENDEDKDQCSLNDDIETDLNKLHPIRNIGRSFEELKDYQKFFSELSEDFQGYSFDISKSASPSTYLFSSSSARFSRPAEVPTAQTPSPKQIPDSQNVCTSVKEHQTLSCPFLASSQTPLDLDTIHLSKNKDQQEGINIPAPDRRTAPTSISTSLCQSHMIEQELSHQLEGVSLEDKGSQNAEAGSEKVKHEGSPVNNLRHFQPPVLLGGFPIRRTGGGGSNVGSDCGSEGTEDEAGDAPLLEVPDTARLLPLHDPDLYVEMVKGTQSVPQYAEVAYPDYFGHIAPMLKEPLLERIYGVQRSKIFQDIERLIHPNDILDKVVYDIDHPSSMIEENGESLKFNSQFESGNLRKAIQVRKSEYDLVLNADINSNHYHQWFYFEVSGMRTGTGYRFNIINCEKSNSQFNYGMQPLMYSVQEAIGGKPQWVRTGTDICYYKNHFARSSVATGGQKGKSYYTLTFTVTFIHKDDVCYFAYHYPYTYSTLKMHLSKLEDMRTPQIYLRQDVLCETLSGNTCPLLTITAMPESKSTDHICQFRNRPFIFLSARVHPGETNASWVMKGTLEFLMGTSPLAVNLREAYIFKIVPMLNPDGVVNGNHRCSLSGEDLNRQWQNPDPELHPTIYHTKSLLQYLAYIQRTPLVFCDYHGHSRKKNVFMYGCSVKETVWQSDISATSSDLQEDLGYRTLPKILSQIAPAFSLASSSFVVERSKESTARVVVWREIGVKRSYTMESTLCGCDQGKYKGLQISTRELEEMGAQFCVAMLRLKRLTSLRNHQNLLDLESDIIGTQSKNVSSCTTTYVLEEDEPSFLEAIDYSAESNDEDAGPESDVCGDGQENFDQLSDSETIHRN, via the exons AGAGGAGTGGAAAAGAGGTGATGTCCAAAGGCTCCAGTGGAATGGAGGTCATCCTTTCTTCCCTGGAG AACAGCAGGGATGTCCAGACCACCTTGAACATCATGTGCATCCTCAGTGAGCTGCTGACAGTTG GCAGAGGCCGCAGAGTGGGAGTGTTTGTTTCCAAAGGAGGAACTGGAGTTCTATTCCAGATTCTGATTTCCGCCAGTAAAGAACTTCCTTCCAGTGAGGAACTTATGTTGCAGCTTCACTCACTACTGGCCAAGGTTGGAccaaaag ACAGAAAGTTTGGAGTGAAGGCACGTCTAAGTGGAGCTCTGAACGTCACAGTCGACGTAGTGAAACAGAATCTACAGAACGCTAAAGTGCTTCTGCCCTGTCTGCAGGTTCTCAGGATTTACTCTAACAACT CGGTGAATGCCATTTCTTTGGGCAAGACTGGTATGGTGGAAATCATTTTCAAGATTGTTGGGCCGTACAGCAAGAAGAATACAAGCCTCTTTAA GGTAGCTCTGGACGCACTGGGAGCTCTGCTCAAATCCA AAACTAATGCCCGTCGTGCAGTGGACAGTGGCCATGTGCCCGTCTTGCTTGCTTTGTATCTGGATTGGCATCGCAACGACACTCGACACCGCTGTATGTTGATTCGTAAAGGATTGCTGGTATGCCTCAGAAACATTACCAACCTCAAACTGGGCCGTAGGGCATTTTTGGAGGCCGACGGCATGAGGATCCTGTACCACTCCTCCACT gagtGTCTACCCGTGCGGACACTGGATCCTCTGATCAACACTTCAAGCCTCATCATGAGAAAGTGTTTTCCTAAGAATCGCCTGCCTGTGCCCACCATCAAGTCGGCCTTCCACTTTCTTCTGCATCAGGTCCCTCCTGGAGGGCCTGTGGACCAGCTGTACAACCAGCTTTCTGGGG TGGATGATGTTGTGGATGAAAGCGATGATAACGAGGAGGCCGAGGGAGAGACAGACACTGAGAACGATGAAGATAAGGATCAATGCAGCCTG AATGATGACATAGAAACAGATCTCAACAAGCTACATCCCATTAGGAACATTGGACGCTCATTTGAGGAGCTGAAGGACTATCAGAAGTTTTTCTCAGAGCTTTCTGAAGACTTTCAG GGGTATAGCTTTGACATTTCGAAGAGCGCCTCTCCGTCAACATATCTCTTCTCATCATCGTCTGCTCGGTTCAGTCGGCCAGCTGAAGTGCCCACAGCTCAAACCCCGTCTCCAAAGCAAATACCAGATTCTCAGAACGTTTGCACCTCTGTCAAAGAGCATCAGACTCTGTCATGTCCTTTCCTCGCTAGTTCTCAAACTCCTCTGGACCTGGACACAATCCACCTCAGTAAGAACAAAGATCAACAAGAGGGCATCAACATTCCAGCTCCAGATAGACGCACCGCTCCAACCTCCATCTCAACATCTCTCTGTCAAAGTCACATGATAGAGCAGGAGCTGTCCCATCAACTGGAGGGTGTCTCTCTTGAGGACAAAGGGAGTCAGAATGCAGAAGCTGGTTCTGAGAAGGTCAAACACGAAGGCTCTCCAGTTAACAACTTGAGGCACTTCCAACCGCCTGTGCTCCTTGGAGGTTTCCCAATACGTCGCACCGGTGGAGGAGGCAGCAACGTGGGTTCGGATTGTGGGTCAGAAGGTACTGAAGACGAAGCAGGTGATGCTCCGCTTCTGGAGGTGCCAGACACTGCTCGACTCCTGCCACTGCATGACCCTGACCTTTATGTGGAGATGGTGAAGGGGACACAGTCAGTCCCACAGTACGCTGAAGTGGCTTACCCAGATTACTTTGGACATATAGCTCCAATGTTAAAGGAGCCTCTTCTGGAGAGAATTTATGGTGTACAAAG GTCCAAGATATTTCAGGACATTGAGCGGCTGATTCATCCTAATGATATCCTAGATAAAGTAGTTTACGACATTGATCATCCCAG ttccaTGATTGAAGAAAACGGCGAATCACTGAAGTTCAACTCTCAGTTTGAGTCAGGAAACCTCAGGAAAGCCATTCAAGTTAGGAA atCTGAGTATGATCTTGTTCTGAATGCTGATATCAACAGTAATCACTACCATCAGTGGTTTTACTTTGAAGTGAGTGGCATGCGAACCGGGACTGGGTACCGCTTCAACATCATCAACTGTGAGAAGTCAAATAGCCAGTTTAACTATG GCATGCAACCACTGATGTACTCTGTCCAGGAGGCCATCGGCGGAAAGCCTCAATGGGTCAGGACAGGAACAGACATTTGTTATTATAA AAATCACTTTGCAAGAAGTTCTGTTGCAACTGGGGGACAAAAAGGAAAATCGTATTATACGCTGACCTTCACCGTAACCTTCATCCATAAGGATGATGTCTGCTACTTTGCCTATCATTACCCTTACACATACTCCACACTCAAG atgcACCTGTCCAAACTGGAGGATATGAGGACTCCTCAGATCTACTTGAGGCAGGATGTTCTGTGTGAAACCCTTAGTGGAAACACATGTCCACTTCTCACCATCACTGCTATGCCAGAGTCCAAATCCACTGATCATATCTGTCAGTTCA GGAATCGGCCATTTATCTTCCTATCTGCCAGAGTGCATCCTGGGGAGACCAATGCTAGTTGGGTGATGAAGGGGACGCTGGAGTTCCTCATGGGCACCAGTCCACTGGCAGTCAACCTGAGAGAGGCCTACATTTTCAAGATAGTCCCCATGCTCAACCCTGACGGAGTTGTTAACGGAAA TCATCGTTGTTCACTGAGTGGAGAGGACTTGAATCGCCAGTGGCAGAACCCCGATCCTGAGCTCCACCCCACCATCTACCATACAAAGAGCCTGCTGCAGTATCTTGCATACATACAAAGAACACCTCTG GTCTTCTGTGATTACCACGGTCattccagaaagaaaaatgtattcatgtaCGGCTGCAGCGTGAAGGAGACTGTCTGGCAGTCTGATATCAGTGCAACCTCGAGCGACTTACAAGAGGACCTTGGATACAGG ACTCTTCCCAAGATCCTGTCCCAGATCGCCCCTGCCTTCAGTCTGGCTAGCTCCAGTTTTGTTGTGGAGCGCTCCAAAGAGTCAACTGCTCGAGTTGTTGTTTGGAGAGAGATTGGAGTAAAACGCAGTTACACCATGGAAAGCACACTCTGTGGCTGCGATCAGGGCAAATATAAG GGGCTCCAGATCAGCACCAGAGAGCTTGAAGAGATGGGGGCCCAGTTCTGTGTAGCCATGCTGAGGCTGAAGAGGTTGACGAGTCTCCGCAATCACCAGAATTTGCTGGATTTGGAGAGTGATATCATTGGAACACAATCCAAAAACGTCAG cagctgtaCCACTACCTACGTGTTGGAGGAGGATGAACCATCCTTTCTGGAGGCCATCGACTACAGCGCAGAAAGCAACGACGAGGACGCAGGGCCTGAGAGCGATGTCTGCGGTGACGGTCAAGAGAATTTCGATCAGCTGTCAGACTCTGAAACTATTCACAGGAACTAG
- the agtpbp1 gene encoding cytosolic carboxypeptidase 1 isoform X3, which translates to MDYHYTKRYYPSLDYADSSERSGKEVMSKGSSGMEVILSSLENSRDVQTTLNIMCILSELLTVGRGRRVGVFVSKGGTGVLFQILISASKELPSSEELMLQLHSLLAKVGPKDRKFGVKARLSGALNVTVDVVKQNLQNAKVLLPCLQVLRIYSNNSVNAISLGKTGMVEIIFKIVGPYSKKNTSLFKVALDALGALLKSKTNARRAVDSGHVPVLLALYLDWHRNDTRHRCMLIRKGLLVCLRNITNLKLGRRAFLEADGMRILYHSSTECLPVRTLDPLINTSSLIMRKCFPKNRLPVPTIKSAFHFLLHQVPPGGPVDQLYNQLSGVDDVVDESDDNEEAEGETDTENDEDKDQCSLNDDIETDLNKLHPIRNIGRSFEELKDYQKFFSELSEDFQGYSFDISKSASPSTYLFSSSSARFSRPAEVPTAQTPSPKQIPDSQNVCTSVKEHQTLSCPFLASSQTPLDLDTIHLSKNKDQQEGINIPAPDRRTAPTSISTSLCQSHMIEQELSHQLEGVSLEDKGSQNAEAGSEKVKHEGSPVNNLRHFQPPVLLGGFPIRRTGGGGSNVGSDCGSEGTEDEAGDAPLLEVPDTARLLPLHDPDLYVEMVKGTQSVPQYAEVAYPDYFGHIAPMLKEPLLERIYGVQRSKIFQDIERLIHPNDILDKVVYDIDHPSSMIEENGESLKFNSQFESGNLRKAIQVRKSEYDLVLNADINSNHYHQWFYFEVSGMRTGTGYRFNIINCEKSNSQFNYGMQPLMYSVQEAIGGKPQWVRTGTDICYYKNHFARSSVATGGQKGKSYYTLTFTVTFIHKDDVCYFAYHYPYTYSTLKMHLSKLEDMRTPQIYLRQDVLCETLSGNTCPLLTITAMPESKSTDHICQFRNRPFIFLSARVHPGETNASWVMKGTLEFLMGTSPLAVNLREAYIFKIVPMLNPDGVVNGNHRCSLSGEDLNRQWQNPDPELHPTIYHTKSLLQYLAYIQRTPLVFCDYHGHSRKKNVFMYGCSVKETVWQSDISATSSDLQEDLGYRTLPKILSQIAPAFSLASSSFVVERSKESTARVVVWREIGVKRSYTMESTLCGCDQGKYKGLQISTRELEEMGAQFCVAMLRLKRLTSLRNHQNLLDLESDIIGTQSKNVSSCTTTYVLEEDEPSFLEAIDYSAESNDEDAGPESDVCGDGQENFDQLSDSETIHRN; encoded by the exons AGAGGAGTGGAAAAGAGGTGATGTCCAAAGGCTCCAGTGGAATGGAGGTCATCCTTTCTTCCCTGGAG AACAGCAGGGATGTCCAGACCACCTTGAACATCATGTGCATCCTCAGTGAGCTGCTGACAGTTG GCAGAGGCCGCAGAGTGGGAGTGTTTGTTTCCAAAGGAGGAACTGGAGTTCTATTCCAGATTCTGATTTCCGCCAGTAAAGAACTTCCTTCCAGTGAGGAACTTATGTTGCAGCTTCACTCACTACTGGCCAAGGTTGGAccaaaag ACAGAAAGTTTGGAGTGAAGGCACGTCTAAGTGGAGCTCTGAACGTCACAGTCGACGTAGTGAAACAGAATCTACAGAACGCTAAAGTGCTTCTGCCCTGTCTGCAGGTTCTCAGGATTTACTCTAACAACT CGGTGAATGCCATTTCTTTGGGCAAGACTGGTATGGTGGAAATCATTTTCAAGATTGTTGGGCCGTACAGCAAGAAGAATACAAGCCTCTTTAA GGTAGCTCTGGACGCACTGGGAGCTCTGCTCAAATCCA AAACTAATGCCCGTCGTGCAGTGGACAGTGGCCATGTGCCCGTCTTGCTTGCTTTGTATCTGGATTGGCATCGCAACGACACTCGACACCGCTGTATGTTGATTCGTAAAGGATTGCTGGTATGCCTCAGAAACATTACCAACCTCAAACTGGGCCGTAGGGCATTTTTGGAGGCCGACGGCATGAGGATCCTGTACCACTCCTCCACT gagtGTCTACCCGTGCGGACACTGGATCCTCTGATCAACACTTCAAGCCTCATCATGAGAAAGTGTTTTCCTAAGAATCGCCTGCCTGTGCCCACCATCAAGTCGGCCTTCCACTTTCTTCTGCATCAGGTCCCTCCTGGAGGGCCTGTGGACCAGCTGTACAACCAGCTTTCTGGGG TGGATGATGTTGTGGATGAAAGCGATGATAACGAGGAGGCCGAGGGAGAGACAGACACTGAGAACGATGAAGATAAGGATCAATGCAGCCTG AATGATGACATAGAAACAGATCTCAACAAGCTACATCCCATTAGGAACATTGGACGCTCATTTGAGGAGCTGAAGGACTATCAGAAGTTTTTCTCAGAGCTTTCTGAAGACTTTCAG GGGTATAGCTTTGACATTTCGAAGAGCGCCTCTCCGTCAACATATCTCTTCTCATCATCGTCTGCTCGGTTCAGTCGGCCAGCTGAAGTGCCCACAGCTCAAACCCCGTCTCCAAAGCAAATACCAGATTCTCAGAACGTTTGCACCTCTGTCAAAGAGCATCAGACTCTGTCATGTCCTTTCCTCGCTAGTTCTCAAACTCCTCTGGACCTGGACACAATCCACCTCAGTAAGAACAAAGATCAACAAGAGGGCATCAACATTCCAGCTCCAGATAGACGCACCGCTCCAACCTCCATCTCAACATCTCTCTGTCAAAGTCACATGATAGAGCAGGAGCTGTCCCATCAACTGGAGGGTGTCTCTCTTGAGGACAAAGGGAGTCAGAATGCAGAAGCTGGTTCTGAGAAGGTCAAACACGAAGGCTCTCCAGTTAACAACTTGAGGCACTTCCAACCGCCTGTGCTCCTTGGAGGTTTCCCAATACGTCGCACCGGTGGAGGAGGCAGCAACGTGGGTTCGGATTGTGGGTCAGAAGGTACTGAAGACGAAGCAGGTGATGCTCCGCTTCTGGAGGTGCCAGACACTGCTCGACTCCTGCCACTGCATGACCCTGACCTTTATGTGGAGATGGTGAAGGGGACACAGTCAGTCCCACAGTACGCTGAAGTGGCTTACCCAGATTACTTTGGACATATAGCTCCAATGTTAAAGGAGCCTCTTCTGGAGAGAATTTATGGTGTACAAAG GTCCAAGATATTTCAGGACATTGAGCGGCTGATTCATCCTAATGATATCCTAGATAAAGTAGTTTACGACATTGATCATCCCAG ttccaTGATTGAAGAAAACGGCGAATCACTGAAGTTCAACTCTCAGTTTGAGTCAGGAAACCTCAGGAAAGCCATTCAAGTTAGGAA atCTGAGTATGATCTTGTTCTGAATGCTGATATCAACAGTAATCACTACCATCAGTGGTTTTACTTTGAAGTGAGTGGCATGCGAACCGGGACTGGGTACCGCTTCAACATCATCAACTGTGAGAAGTCAAATAGCCAGTTTAACTATG GCATGCAACCACTGATGTACTCTGTCCAGGAGGCCATCGGCGGAAAGCCTCAATGGGTCAGGACAGGAACAGACATTTGTTATTATAA AAATCACTTTGCAAGAAGTTCTGTTGCAACTGGGGGACAAAAAGGAAAATCGTATTATACGCTGACCTTCACCGTAACCTTCATCCATAAGGATGATGTCTGCTACTTTGCCTATCATTACCCTTACACATACTCCACACTCAAG atgcACCTGTCCAAACTGGAGGATATGAGGACTCCTCAGATCTACTTGAGGCAGGATGTTCTGTGTGAAACCCTTAGTGGAAACACATGTCCACTTCTCACCATCACTGCTATGCCAGAGTCCAAATCCACTGATCATATCTGTCAGTTCA GGAATCGGCCATTTATCTTCCTATCTGCCAGAGTGCATCCTGGGGAGACCAATGCTAGTTGGGTGATGAAGGGGACGCTGGAGTTCCTCATGGGCACCAGTCCACTGGCAGTCAACCTGAGAGAGGCCTACATTTTCAAGATAGTCCCCATGCTCAACCCTGACGGAGTTGTTAACGGAAA TCATCGTTGTTCACTGAGTGGAGAGGACTTGAATCGCCAGTGGCAGAACCCCGATCCTGAGCTCCACCCCACCATCTACCATACAAAGAGCCTGCTGCAGTATCTTGCATACATACAAAGAACACCTCTG GTCTTCTGTGATTACCACGGTCattccagaaagaaaaatgtattcatgtaCGGCTGCAGCGTGAAGGAGACTGTCTGGCAGTCTGATATCAGTGCAACCTCGAGCGACTTACAAGAGGACCTTGGATACAGG ACTCTTCCCAAGATCCTGTCCCAGATCGCCCCTGCCTTCAGTCTGGCTAGCTCCAGTTTTGTTGTGGAGCGCTCCAAAGAGTCAACTGCTCGAGTTGTTGTTTGGAGAGAGATTGGAGTAAAACGCAGTTACACCATGGAAAGCACACTCTGTGGCTGCGATCAGGGCAAATATAAG GGGCTCCAGATCAGCACCAGAGAGCTTGAAGAGATGGGGGCCCAGTTCTGTGTAGCCATGCTGAGGCTGAAGAGGTTGACGAGTCTCCGCAATCACCAGAATTTGCTGGATTTGGAGAGTGATATCATTGGAACACAATCCAAAAACGTCAG cagctgtaCCACTACCTACGTGTTGGAGGAGGATGAACCATCCTTTCTGGAGGCCATCGACTACAGCGCAGAAAGCAACGACGAGGACGCAGGGCCTGAGAGCGATGTCTGCGGTGACGGTCAAGAGAATTTCGATCAGCTGTCAGACTCTGAAACTATTCACAGGAACTAG